One region of Cytophagia bacterium CHB2 genomic DNA includes:
- a CDS encoding DUF3570 domain-containing protein, with protein MKRMHSYLRIILCLAIIVAVLGTATMSFTDDRVALRTHFFTDSGGLLVRSPSLQFVKDLARNTALTLQYSLDQVTIPPYRGISAKPLPTDGITGASKPVDAANPNANYIKNRNEVVGSLSAERWAATIYYSGENDYVGRLLGVGYNQDFNQKNTNLALSASFGWDTIKPLGRDTAFTKRNFIFDATITQSLSPVTSMRFGADISSASGFQSNPYRTVFVNGGYTLETHPQQRLRMAGFVKLNTFLKPANAAVWLDYRLYGDDWGVRSHTLGLKFYQTMSKRLLLRYRYRFYTQTSAYFYRIDYPLDRLTTYFTADYKLEPFNSHLFGFQVEYQLDRLGAQLPLLDRSTLEIKYERFFTSNNFTANIYQVGLNFSY; from the coding sequence ATGAAGCGCATGCATTCCTATTTGCGGATAATTTTGTGCCTGGCAATCATCGTCGCGGTGCTCGGTACGGCGACGATGAGTTTCACCGACGACCGGGTGGCGTTGCGCACGCATTTCTTCACGGATAGCGGCGGCTTGTTGGTGCGCTCGCCTTCGTTGCAATTCGTTAAAGATTTGGCGCGCAATACGGCGCTCACGCTGCAATACAGTCTTGATCAAGTCACCATTCCACCGTATCGCGGCATCTCGGCAAAACCGTTGCCGACGGACGGCATTACCGGCGCCTCGAAACCCGTGGACGCTGCGAATCCCAATGCGAATTACATCAAAAACAGAAATGAAGTTGTTGGCAGTTTAAGCGCCGAGCGCTGGGCCGCAACGATTTATTATTCCGGTGAGAATGATTATGTCGGTCGTTTGCTCGGCGTCGGCTATAATCAAGATTTCAATCAAAAAAACACCAATCTGGCGCTGTCCGCCAGTTTCGGTTGGGATACTATAAAACCTTTGGGCCGCGACACCGCGTTTACGAAACGAAATTTTATTTTTGATGCGACGATTACGCAGTCACTATCACCGGTAACCAGTATGCGTTTTGGCGCGGATATTTCCAGCGCCAGCGGTTTTCAAAGCAACCCGTATCGCACCGTTTTTGTGAACGGGGGTTACACGTTGGAGACGCATCCGCAGCAGCGTTTGCGCATGGCCGGCTTTGTGAAGCTCAACACCTTCCTCAAACCGGCGAACGCTGCCGTGTGGCTGGATTACCGGCTGTACGGCGATGATTGGGGCGTTCGTTCGCATACACTCGGTTTGAAATTTTATCAAACCATGTCAAAGCGGCTGCTGCTGCGGTATCGCTACCGGTTTTACACGCAAACCAGCGCTTATTTTTACCGGATTGATTATCCGCTCGATCGCCTGACGACGTATTTCACGGCCGATTACAAACTCGAGCCATTCAACTCCCATCTCTTTGGCTTTCAAGTCGAGTATCAATTGGACAGACTGGGCGCACAACTCCCGTTACTCGATCGCTCGACGCTCGAAATCAAATACGAGCGCTTTTTTACCTCCAATAATTTCACGGCCAATATTTATCAGGTCGGTTTGAATTTCAGTTACTAA
- a CDS encoding carbon-nitrogen hydrolase, translated as MPTPQKFTVGLVQMAMSKDGEANVAVATHWIKEAARQGAQVICLPELFRSQYFCQTENVALFDLAEPVPGPTTKALQVVAHEQKVVLVAPVFERRGPGVYHNSAAIIDANGEIIGLYRKMHIPDDPAYYEKFYFTPGDLGFQAFDTKVGRIGTLICWDQWYPEGARLTALRGASLLFYPTAIGWHPHEKAQYGAAQRDAWRTVQRGHAIANGIYLAAVNRVGHEIPAAGGPGIQFWGSSFICDPQGVLLAEGSEDKEEVLLGEIDLGHLEEIRRNWPFLRDRRIDAYGDIKARFLNEEPWQTKS; from the coding sequence ATGCCCACTCCCCAAAAATTCACCGTCGGCCTCGTGCAAATGGCCATGAGCAAAGACGGCGAGGCGAACGTTGCCGTCGCCACTCACTGGATCAAAGAAGCGGCGCGGCAAGGCGCGCAAGTCATTTGCCTGCCCGAACTGTTTCGCTCGCAGTATTTTTGCCAAACGGAAAATGTGGCCTTGTTCGATCTTGCAGAACCGGTGCCGGGACCGACGACCAAAGCCTTGCAAGTTGTCGCGCACGAACAAAAGGTCGTGCTGGTGGCGCCCGTGTTCGAGCGCCGCGGCCCGGGAGTTTATCACAACAGCGCTGCCATCATCGATGCCAACGGCGAGATCATCGGACTCTACCGCAAGATGCACATTCCGGATGATCCGGCGTATTATGAAAAATTTTATTTCACGCCCGGCGATCTTGGCTTTCAGGCATTTGATACGAAAGTCGGGCGCATCGGCACGCTGATCTGCTGGGATCAATGGTATCCCGAAGGTGCGCGGCTTACGGCCTTGCGCGGCGCGAGCCTCTTGTTTTATCCGACCGCTATCGGTTGGCATCCGCACGAGAAAGCGCAATACGGCGCAGCGCAGCGCGACGCCTGGCGCACCGTGCAACGCGGACACGCGATTGCCAACGGCATTTACCTCGCGGCTGTCAATCGTGTTGGCCACGAGATTCCTGCCGCTGGAGGGCCCGGCATTCAATTTTGGGGATCATCGTTTATCTGTGATCCGCAAGGCGTGTTGCTGGCTGAAGGCAGTGAGGACAAAGAAGAAGTTTTACTCGGTGAGATCGATCTTGGGCATCTCGAAGAGATTCGACGCAATTGGCCGTTTCTGCGCGACCGGCGCATCGATGCGTATGGTGACATCAAAGCGCGTTTTCTGAATGAGGAGCCGTGGCAAACAAAATCTTAA